From the Pseudomonas putida genome, one window contains:
- the atpD gene encoding F0F1 ATP synthase subunit beta: protein MSSGRIVQIIGAVIDVEFPRDVVPSVYNALKVQGAETTLEVQQQLGDGVVRTIAMGSTEGLKRGLDVVDTGAAISVPVGKATLGRIMDVLGNPIDEAGPIGEEERRGIHQPAPSFADQAGGNDLLETGIKVIDLVCPFAKGGKVGLFGGAGVGKTVNMMELIRNIAMEHSGYSVFAGVGERTREGNDFYHEMKDSNVLDKVALVYGQMNEPPGNRLRVALTGLTMAEKFRDEGNDVLLFVDNIYRYTLAGTEVSALLGRMPSAVGYQPTLAEEMGVLQERITSTKEGSITSVQAVYVPADDLTDPSPATTFAHLDATVVLSRDIASLGIYPAVDPLDSTSRQLDPNVIGNEHYDTARGVQYVLQRYKELKDIIAILGMDELSESDKQLVARARKIQRFLSQPFFVAEVFTGSPGKYVSLKDTIAGFSGILKGDYDHLPEQAFYMVGSIDEAIEKAKKL from the coding sequence ATGAGTAGCGGACGTATCGTTCAAATCATCGGCGCCGTCATCGACGTGGAATTCCCACGTGACGTCGTACCGAGTGTTTACAACGCGCTGAAAGTACAAGGCGCGGAAACCACCCTCGAAGTTCAGCAGCAGCTGGGCGACGGCGTGGTTCGTACCATTGCGATGGGCTCGACCGAAGGCCTGAAGCGCGGTCTGGATGTCGTTGACACCGGTGCTGCCATTTCCGTTCCAGTTGGTAAGGCCACTCTGGGCCGTATCATGGACGTACTGGGCAACCCGATCGACGAAGCCGGCCCGATCGGCGAAGAAGAGCGTCGCGGTATCCACCAGCCAGCGCCTTCGTTCGCTGACCAGGCAGGCGGCAACGACCTGCTGGAAACCGGCATCAAGGTTATCGACCTGGTTTGCCCGTTCGCCAAGGGTGGTAAAGTTGGTCTGTTCGGTGGTGCCGGTGTCGGCAAGACCGTAAACATGATGGAACTGATCCGTAACATCGCCATGGAACACAGCGGTTACTCCGTGTTCGCTGGTGTGGGTGAGCGTACTCGTGAGGGTAACGACTTCTACCACGAGATGAAGGACTCCAACGTTCTCGACAAGGTAGCGCTGGTCTACGGTCAGATGAACGAGCCACCAGGAAACCGTCTGCGCGTAGCGCTGACCGGCCTGACCATGGCTGAGAAGTTCCGTGACGAAGGTAACGACGTTCTGCTGTTCGTCGACAACATCTATCGTTACACCCTGGCCGGTACCGAAGTATCCGCACTGCTGGGCCGTATGCCTTCGGCAGTAGGTTACCAGCCGACCCTGGCTGAAGAGATGGGCGTTCTGCAAGAGCGTATCACTTCGACCAAAGAAGGTTCGATCACCTCCGTTCAGGCCGTATACGTACCTGCGGACGACCTGACCGACCCGTCGCCAGCGACCACCTTCGCCCACCTGGACGCCACCGTCGTTCTGTCCCGTGACATCGCCTCCCTGGGTATCTACCCAGCGGTCGACCCACTGGACTCGACTTCGCGCCAGCTGGACCCGAACGTGATCGGCAACGAACACTACGACACCGCTCGTGGCGTTCAGTATGTTCTGCAGCGCTACAAAGAGCTGAAGGACATCATCGCGATCCTGGGTATGGACGAACTGTCCGAAAGCGACAAGCAACTGGTAGCCCGCGCTCGTAAGATCCAGCGCTTCCTGTCGCAGCCGTTCTTCGTGGCCGAAGTCTTCACCGGTTCGCCAGGCAAGTACGTTTCCCTGAAAGACACCATCGCTGGCTTCAGCGGCATCCTCAAAGGTGACTACGACCACCTGCCAGAACAAGCGTTCTACATGGTCGGCAGCATCGACGAAGCGATCGAGAAAGCCAAGAAACTGTAA
- the atpE gene encoding F0F1 ATP synthase subunit C — METVVGLTAIAVALLIGLGALGTAIGFGLLGGKFLEGAARQPEMVPMLQVKMFIVAGLLDAVTMIGVGIALFFTFANPFVGQIAG; from the coding sequence ATGGAAACTGTAGTTGGTCTGACCGCTATCGCTGTTGCTCTGCTGATCGGCCTGGGTGCTCTGGGTACCGCCATTGGTTTCGGCCTGCTGGGCGGCAAATTCCTGGAAGGCGCTGCTCGTCAACCAGAAATGGTTCCGATGCTGCAGGTGAAAATGTTCATCGTTGCCGGTCTGCTCGACGCCGTAACCATGATCGGTGTTGGTATCGCTCTGTTCTTCACCTTCGCGAATCCGTTCGTTGGTCAGATCGCCGGCTAA
- a CDS encoding ParA family protein, protein MAKVFAIANQKGGVGKTTTCINLAASLAATKRRVLLIDLDPQGNATMGSGVDKHELEHSVYDLLIGECDLAQAMHYSEHGAYQLLPANRDLTAAEVVLLEMQVKESRLRNALAPIRENYDFILIDCPPSLSMLTLNALVASDGVIIPMQCEYYALEGLSDLVDNIKRIAARLNPQLKIEGLLRTMYDPRLSLNNDVSAQLKEHFGEQLYDTVIPRNIRLAEAPSFGMPALAYDKQSRGALAYLALAGELVRRQRRQSRTAQTT, encoded by the coding sequence ATGGCTAAGGTATTCGCAATCGCGAACCAGAAAGGTGGTGTCGGCAAGACCACCACCTGTATCAACCTCGCAGCATCGCTGGCCGCGACCAAGCGTCGTGTGCTGCTGATCGACCTCGATCCGCAGGGCAACGCGACCATGGGCAGCGGTGTGGACAAACACGAACTCGAGCATTCGGTCTATGACCTGCTGATCGGGGAATGCGACCTTGCCCAGGCCATGCACTATTCCGAGCATGGCGCCTACCAGCTGCTGCCGGCCAACCGCGACCTGACCGCCGCGGAAGTGGTGCTGCTGGAAATGCAGGTCAAGGAGAGCCGCCTGCGCAACGCGCTGGCGCCGATTCGCGAAAACTACGATTTCATCCTCATCGACTGCCCGCCGTCGCTGTCCATGCTGACGCTCAACGCGCTGGTCGCCTCCGATGGCGTGATCATCCCGATGCAGTGCGAGTACTACGCACTGGAAGGTCTCAGCGACCTTGTGGATAACATCAAGCGCATCGCTGCCCGGTTGAACCCGCAGCTGAAAATCGAAGGCCTGCTGCGGACCATGTACGACCCGCGCCTGAGCCTGAACAACGATGTGTCGGCGCAGCTCAAGGAACACTTCGGCGAGCAACTATACGACACGGTCATTCCGCGCAACATCCGCCTGGCCGAGGCCCCGAGCTTCGGCATGCCGGCGCTGGCCTACGACAAGCAATCGCGTGGCGCGCTGGCCTATCTGGCTCTGGCCGGGGAACTGGTACGCCGTCAACGCCGTCAATCTCGCACTGCACAAACAACTTAA
- the atpA gene encoding F0F1 ATP synthase subunit alpha: MQQLNPSEISEIIKGRIDNLDVSSQARNEGTVVSVSDGIVRIHGLADVMYGEMIEFPGSVFGMALNLEQDSVGAVILGAYDTLAEGMSAKCTGRILEVPVGKELLGRVVDALGNPIDGKGPLGNTQTDAVEKVAPGVIWRKSVDQPVQTGYKSVDAMIPVGRGQRELIIGDRQIGKTAMAIDAIINQKDSGIFCVYVAVGQKRSTVANIVRKLEEAGALANTIVVVASASESAALQFLAPYAGCTMGEFFRDRGEDALIVYDDLSKQAVAYRQISLLLRRPPGREAYPGDVFYLHSRLLERASRVSEEYVEKFTNGAVTGKTGSLTALPIIETQAGDVSAFVPTNVISITDGQIFLESAMFNSGIRPAVNAGVSVSRVGGAAQTKIIKKLSGGIRTALAQYRELAAFAQFASDLDEATRKQLEHGQRVTELMKQKQYAPMSIADMALSLYAAERGFLTDVEVSKIGSFEQALIAFFNRDHAELMAKINVKGDFNDEIDAGLKAGIEKFKATQTW; encoded by the coding sequence ATGCAGCAACTCAATCCTTCCGAAATTAGTGAAATCATCAAGGGCCGCATCGACAACCTCGATGTGAGCTCCCAAGCCCGTAACGAAGGTACCGTTGTTTCGGTATCCGACGGTATCGTGCGGATCCACGGTCTGGCCGACGTCATGTACGGCGAAATGATCGAGTTCCCTGGCAGCGTATTCGGCATGGCCCTGAACCTGGAGCAAGACTCCGTAGGTGCAGTGATCCTGGGTGCCTATGACACCCTCGCCGAAGGCATGAGCGCCAAGTGCACCGGCCGCATCCTGGAAGTTCCGGTTGGTAAGGAACTGCTGGGTCGCGTCGTTGACGCACTGGGCAACCCGATCGACGGCAAAGGTCCTCTGGGCAACACCCAGACCGACGCGGTCGAGAAAGTAGCTCCAGGCGTGATCTGGCGTAAGTCGGTAGACCAGCCTGTACAGACTGGCTACAAGTCCGTCGACGCCATGATCCCTGTCGGCCGTGGCCAGCGCGAGCTGATCATCGGTGACCGTCAGATCGGCAAGACCGCCATGGCCATCGACGCCATCATCAACCAGAAAGACTCCGGTATTTTCTGCGTTTATGTTGCTGTCGGCCAGAAGCGTTCCACCGTTGCCAACATCGTTCGCAAGCTGGAAGAAGCCGGCGCCCTGGCCAACACCATCGTGGTCGTTGCCAGTGCTTCGGAATCCGCCGCACTGCAGTTCCTGGCACCATACGCCGGCTGCACCATGGGCGAGTTCTTCCGTGACCGCGGCGAAGACGCCCTGATCGTATACGATGACCTGTCCAAGCAGGCCGTTGCCTACCGTCAGATCTCCCTGCTGCTGCGCCGTCCACCAGGACGTGAAGCGTACCCAGGTGACGTGTTCTATCTCCACTCCCGTTTGCTGGAGCGTGCATCGCGCGTTTCGGAAGAGTACGTCGAGAAGTTCACCAACGGCGCAGTCACTGGCAAGACCGGTTCCCTGACCGCCCTGCCGATCATCGAAACCCAGGCTGGCGACGTTTCCGCGTTCGTTCCGACCAACGTGATTTCCATCACCGACGGTCAGATCTTCCTGGAATCGGCCATGTTCAACTCGGGCATCCGCCCTGCAGTGAACGCCGGTGTTTCGGTATCCCGCGTAGGTGGTGCCGCTCAGACCAAGATCATCAAGAAGCTGTCCGGTGGTATTCGTACCGCTCTGGCTCAGTACCGTGAACTGGCTGCATTCGCCCAGTTCGCTTCCGATCTGGACGAAGCGACCCGCAAGCAGCTGGAGCATGGTCAGCGCGTAACCGAGCTGATGAAGCAGAAGCAGTACGCGCCAATGTCCATCGCGGACATGGCCCTGTCGCTGTACGCCGCTGAGCGTGGTTTCCTGACTGACGTGGAAGTCTCCAAGATCGGCAGCTTCGAGCAAGCACTGATCGCCTTCTTCAACCGTGATCACGCCGAACTGATGGCGAAGATCAACGTGAAGGGTGACTTCAACGACGAAATCGACGCTGGCCTGAAAGCCGGTATCGAGAAGTTCAAGGCCACCCAGACCTGGTAA
- a CDS encoding F0F1 ATP synthase subunit epsilon — protein sequence MAMTVHCDIVSAEGEIFSGLVEMVVAHGNLGDLGIAPGHAPLITNLKPGPITLTKQGGDREVFYISGGFLEVQPNMVKVLADTVQRAADLDEAQAQEALKAAENALNAKSADFDYGAAAARLAEAAAQLRTVQQMRKGK from the coding sequence ATGGCTATGACAGTCCATTGCGATATCGTCAGCGCGGAAGGAGAAATCTTCTCCGGCCTGGTCGAGATGGTAGTAGCGCACGGCAACCTGGGCGATCTTGGTATCGCTCCAGGCCACGCCCCGCTGATCACCAATCTCAAGCCGGGTCCGATCACGCTGACCAAGCAAGGTGGCGATCGTGAGGTGTTCTACATCTCCGGTGGTTTCCTCGAAGTGCAGCCGAACATGGTCAAGGTTCTTGCCGACACCGTGCAGCGCGCTGCCGACCTGGACGAAGCTCAGGCTCAGGAAGCCCTCAAGGCTGCTGAGAACGCCCTGAATGCGAAAAGTGCGGACTTCGACTATGGTGCTGCTGCCGCACGCCTGGCCGAGGCTGCAGCTCAGCTGCGTACCGTCCAGCAAATGCGCAAGGGCAAGTAA
- the atpG gene encoding F0F1 ATP synthase subunit gamma has translation MAGAKEIRSKIASIKSTQKITSAMEKVAVSKMRKAQMRMAASRPYAERIRQVIGHLANANPEYRHPFMIERPVKRAGYIVVSSDRGLCGGLNTNLFKALVKDMNENREQGVEIDLCVIGSKGATFFRIFGGNVVAAISHLGEEPSINDLIGSVKVMLDAYLDGRIDRLSVVSNKFINTMTQKPTVEQLVPLVATPDQDLKHHWDYLYEPDAKELLDGLMVRYVESQVYQAVVENNAAEQAARMIAMKNATDNAGDLIKELQLIYNKARQAAITQEISEIVGGAAAV, from the coding sequence ATGGCAGGCGCAAAAGAGATTCGCAGTAAGATTGCGAGCATCAAAAGCACGCAAAAAATTACCAGCGCCATGGAGAAAGTGGCGGTCAGCAAGATGCGCAAGGCACAAATGCGCATGGCTGCTAGCCGTCCTTACGCGGAGCGTATCCGCCAGGTGATCGGTCATCTGGCCAACGCCAACCCGGAGTACCGCCACCCGTTCATGATCGAGCGCCCTGTAAAGCGCGCCGGTTATATCGTGGTGAGCAGTGACCGTGGTCTGTGCGGTGGCTTGAACACCAACCTGTTCAAGGCCCTGGTCAAGGACATGAACGAAAACCGCGAACAGGGCGTTGAAATCGACCTGTGCGTGATCGGCAGCAAGGGTGCGACTTTCTTCCGCATCTTTGGCGGCAATGTCGTAGCCGCGATCAGCCACCTGGGCGAAGAGCCATCGATCAACGATCTGATCGGCTCCGTCAAAGTGATGCTGGACGCCTACCTGGACGGCCGTATCGATCGCCTCTCGGTGGTTTCGAACAAGTTCATCAACACCATGACCCAAAAACCGACGGTCGAGCAATTGGTACCGTTGGTGGCAACCCCGGATCAGGATCTCAAGCATCACTGGGATTACCTGTACGAACCCGACGCAAAAGAGCTGCTGGACGGCTTGATGGTGCGTTACGTGGAGTCGCAGGTATACCAGGCGGTGGTCGAGAACAACGCTGCTGAACAAGCGGCCCGGATGATCGCCATGAAGAACGCCACAGACAACGCCGGTGATTTGATCAAAGAGCTGCAGTTGATCTACAACAAGGCGCGTCAGGCTGCGATCACCCAGGAGATCTCGGAAATCGTCGGCGGCGCTGCCGCGGTTTAA
- the rsmG gene encoding 16S rRNA (guanine(527)-N(7))-methyltransferase RsmG produces the protein MSSLVTPQHAEELSTGARQLGVELSAEQHEKLLGYLALLIKWNKAYNLTAVRDPDEMVSRHLLDSLSVMSFIHSERDNWLDVGSGGGMPGIPLAILHPHKQVTVLDANGKKTRFLTQVKMELKLDNLTVIHSRVEAFQPSLPFSGIISRAFSSMENFTNWTRHLGDTGTQWLAMKGLHPADELVALPADFTVESEQALTVPGCQGQRHLLILRRKA, from the coding sequence GCGCGCCAGCTTGGTGTCGAGCTGAGCGCCGAGCAGCACGAAAAGCTGCTGGGCTACCTGGCCCTGTTGATCAAATGGAACAAAGCCTACAACCTCACTGCCGTGCGCGACCCGGACGAGATGGTGTCCCGCCATCTGCTCGACAGCCTCAGCGTCATGTCGTTTATCCACAGCGAGCGTGACAACTGGCTGGATGTTGGCAGCGGCGGTGGCATGCCCGGCATTCCTTTGGCTATCCTGCATCCGCACAAGCAGGTGACGGTGCTGGACGCCAATGGCAAGAAGACGCGCTTCCTGACCCAGGTGAAGATGGAACTGAAACTGGACAACCTCACGGTTATCCACAGCCGGGTCGAAGCTTTCCAGCCGTCGCTACCGTTCAGCGGAATCATCTCCCGCGCCTTCAGCAGCATGGAGAACTTCACCAACTGGACCCGCCATCTGGGCGACACCGGGACGCAATGGCTTGCAATGAAGGGGCTGCATCCTGCCGATGAACTGGTAGCATTGCCCGCAGACTTCACAGTGGAAAGCGAGCAGGCCCTGACCGTTCCAGGTTGCCAGGGCCAGCGCCATCTGCTGATACTGCGCCGCAAGGCTTGA
- the glmU gene encoding bifunctional UDP-N-acetylglucosamine diphosphorylase/glucosamine-1-phosphate N-acetyltransferase GlmU — protein sequence MSLDIVILAAGQGTRMRSALPKVLHPVAGNSMLGHVIHSARQLQPQGIHVVIGHGAELVRERLAADDLNFVMQDKQLGTGHAVAQALPAITAETVLVLYGDVPLIEVETLQRLLAKVSDKQLGLLTVNLQDPTGYGRIVRDAEGQVIAIVEHKDASEAQKAIKEGNTGILAMPAARLADWMGRLSNNNAQGEYYLTDVIAMAVADGLVVATEQPHDPMEVQGANDRRQLSELERHYQLREGRRLMAQGVTLRDPARFDVRGEVTVGRDVLIDINVILEGKVVIEDDVQIGPNCVIKDSTLRKGAIIKANTHLDGAVMGEGSDAGPFARLRPGSVLEAKAHVGNFVELKNAHLGEGAKAGHLTYLGDAEIGARTNIGAGTITCNYDGANKFKTVMGEDVFIGSNNSLVAPVEIKAGATTAAGSTITQAVEAGDLAVARARQRNISGWKRPEKIKKS from the coding sequence ATGTCCCTCGATATCGTCATTCTCGCCGCAGGCCAAGGTACTCGCATGCGCTCGGCGCTGCCCAAGGTGCTGCACCCGGTAGCCGGCAATTCCATGCTCGGCCACGTTATCCACAGCGCTCGCCAGCTTCAGCCCCAAGGCATCCACGTGGTCATCGGCCACGGTGCGGAGCTGGTACGTGAGCGCCTGGCAGCCGACGACCTGAATTTCGTCATGCAGGACAAGCAGCTGGGTACCGGCCATGCCGTTGCGCAGGCATTGCCGGCGATCACCGCCGAGACGGTGCTGGTACTGTATGGCGATGTACCGTTGATCGAAGTGGAAACCCTGCAGCGCCTGCTGGCCAAGGTCAGCGACAAGCAGTTGGGCCTGCTCACCGTCAACCTGCAAGACCCGACCGGTTATGGCCGTATCGTGCGTGATGCCGAGGGGCAGGTGATCGCTATCGTCGAGCACAAGGACGCCAGCGAAGCACAGAAGGCGATCAAGGAAGGCAACACTGGCATCCTGGCCATGCCGGCCGCGCGCCTGGCTGACTGGATGGGTCGCCTGTCGAACAACAATGCCCAGGGCGAGTACTACCTCACTGACGTCATCGCCATGGCGGTGGCCGACGGGCTGGTGGTTGCCACTGAACAGCCGCACGACCCGATGGAAGTGCAGGGCGCCAATGACCGTCGCCAGTTGTCGGAACTCGAGCGCCATTACCAGCTGCGCGAAGGCCGCCGGCTGATGGCCCAGGGTGTCACCTTGCGCGACCCTGCACGCTTCGATGTACGTGGCGAAGTGACCGTTGGGCGCGACGTGCTGATCGACATCAACGTGATCCTCGAAGGCAAGGTGGTCATCGAGGACGACGTGCAGATCGGCCCGAACTGCGTGATCAAGGACAGCACACTGCGCAAGGGCGCGATCATCAAGGCCAACACTCACCTCGACGGTGCGGTGATGGGCGAGGGCAGCGATGCCGGCCCGTTCGCCCGCCTGCGCCCGGGCAGCGTGCTTGAAGCCAAGGCCCATGTGGGTAACTTCGTCGAACTGAAAAATGCCCACCTCGGTGAAGGCGCCAAGGCCGGTCACCTGACCTACCTGGGCGATGCCGAGATTGGTGCACGCACCAACATCGGTGCCGGTACCATCACCTGTAACTACGATGGCGCCAACAAATTCAAGACCGTGATGGGGGAGGATGTCTTCATCGGCTCCAACAACTCCCTGGTGGCGCCTGTGGAAATCAAGGCCGGTGCAACTACGGCAGCCGGTTCGACCATCACCCAGGCAGTCGAAGCCGGTGACCTTGCCGTGGCGCGTGCGCGCCAGCGCAACATCTCCGGCTGGAAGCGGCCAGAGAAGATCAAGAAAAGCTGA
- a CDS encoding ParB/RepB/Spo0J family partition protein, translated as MAVKKRGLGRGLDALLSGPSVSALEEQAVTIDQKELQHLPVELIQRGKYQPRRDMDPEALEELAHSIRSHGVMQPIVVRPIDGSRYEIIAGERRWRATQQAGLDTIPAMVREVPDEAAIAMALIENIQREDLNPLEEALALQRLQQEFELTQQQVADAVGKSRVTVANLLRLISLPEAIKTMLAHGDLEMGHARALLGLEEDRQEEGARHVVARGLTVRQTEALVRQWLNGKPDPVEPSKPDPDIARLEQRLAERLGSAVQIRHGNKGKGQLVIRYNSLDELQGVLAHIR; from the coding sequence ATGGCCGTTAAGAAACGGGGTCTCGGACGTGGGTTGGATGCACTGCTCAGTGGTCCTTCCGTCAGCGCGCTCGAAGAGCAGGCTGTGACGATCGACCAGAAAGAACTGCAACACCTGCCCGTCGAACTGATCCAGCGCGGCAAGTACCAGCCGCGCCGCGACATGGACCCCGAGGCACTGGAAGAACTCGCGCACTCGATTCGCAGCCACGGTGTGATGCAGCCGATCGTGGTGCGCCCGATCGACGGTAGCCGCTACGAGATCATTGCCGGTGAGCGTCGCTGGCGCGCCACCCAGCAAGCTGGTCTCGACACCATCCCGGCGATGGTGCGCGAAGTGCCGGACGAAGCTGCCATCGCCATGGCGCTGATCGAGAACATTCAGCGCGAGGACCTCAACCCGCTGGAAGAAGCCCTTGCCCTGCAGCGCCTGCAGCAGGAGTTCGAGCTGACCCAGCAACAGGTGGCCGATGCGGTGGGCAAGTCGCGGGTAACCGTGGCCAACCTGCTGCGCCTGATCTCGCTGCCTGAGGCGATCAAGACCATGCTCGCCCACGGCGATCTGGAAATGGGCCACGCCCGCGCCTTGCTCGGCCTCGAGGAAGATCGTCAGGAAGAGGGGGCGCGTCATGTTGTCGCACGTGGCCTCACCGTGCGCCAAACCGAGGCACTGGTCCGTCAGTGGCTTAATGGCAAGCCTGATCCGGTCGAACCGAGCAAACCTGATCCGGACATCGCGCGCCTTGAACAGCGGCTCGCAGAGCGCCTGGGCTCTGCCGTGCAGATACGCCACGGCAACAAGGGCAAAGGCCAATTGGTTATTCGCTACAACTCGCTTGACGAGTTGCAAGGCGTGCTTGCTCACATCCGCTGA
- a CDS encoding F0F1 ATP synthase subunit delta, with the protein MAELTTLARPYAKAAFEHAQAHQQLANWSAMLGLAAAVSQDDTMQRLLKAPRLTSAEKAATFIDVCGDKFNAQAQNFIHVAAENDRLLLLPEIAALFDLYKAEQEKSVDVEVTSAFALNQEQQDKLAKVLSARLGQEVRLHASEDASLIGGVVIRAGDLVIDGSVRGKIAKLAEALKS; encoded by the coding sequence ATGGCAGAACTGACCACGTTGGCCCGACCTTACGCTAAGGCTGCCTTTGAGCATGCCCAGGCCCATCAGCAACTGGCCAATTGGTCAGCCATGCTCGGCCTGGCTGCTGCGGTGTCGCAAGACGACACCATGCAGCGCCTGCTCAAGGCCCCGCGACTGACGAGCGCAGAAAAGGCCGCCACGTTCATTGACGTGTGCGGTGACAAGTTCAATGCACAGGCACAGAATTTCATTCATGTTGCCGCGGAAAACGACCGTCTCCTGCTTCTGCCGGAGATTGCCGCCCTGTTCGACCTGTACAAGGCCGAGCAAGAGAAATCCGTGGACGTGGAAGTCACCAGTGCCTTCGCGTTGAACCAAGAACAGCAAGACAAACTCGCCAAGGTTCTCAGTGCACGGCTAGGCCAGGAAGTTCGCCTGCACGCGTCGGAGGATGCCAGCCTGATTGGCGGCGTCGTCATCCGCGCTGGTGACCTGGTAATCGATGGCTCTGTTCGCGGCAAGATCGCGAAACTGGCCGAAGCATTGAAATCTTGA
- the atpB gene encoding F0F1 ATP synthase subunit A — MAAETASGYIQHHLQNLTYGQLPDGSWGFAHSAAEAKAMGFWAFHLDTLGWSVALGLIFLFIFRMAAKKATSGQPGGLQNFVEVMVDFVHGSVKDSFHGRSPVIAPLALTIFVWVFLMNAIDLVPVDWIPQLAMLISGDPHIPFRAVSTTDPNATLAMAFSVFALIIFYSIKVKGLGGFIGELTLHPFGSKNIFVQILLIPVNFLLEFVTLIAKPISLALRLFGNMYAGELVFILIAVMFGAGILWLSGLGIVLQWAWAVFHILIITLQAFIFMMLTIVYLSMAHEDNH, encoded by the coding sequence ATGGCAGCAGAAACCGCTTCGGGCTATATCCAGCACCACTTGCAGAACCTGACCTACGGTCAACTACCAGACGGCAGCTGGGGCTTCGCCCATTCGGCTGCAGAAGCCAAGGCAATGGGCTTCTGGGCGTTCCACCTGGACACCCTGGGTTGGTCCGTCGCGCTGGGTCTGATCTTCCTGTTCATCTTCCGCATGGCGGCCAAGAAGGCGACTTCCGGCCAACCTGGCGGCCTGCAGAACTTCGTTGAAGTGATGGTGGACTTCGTCCACGGCAGCGTGAAGGACTCCTTCCACGGCCGTAGCCCGGTCATCGCTCCGCTGGCGCTGACCATCTTCGTCTGGGTGTTCCTGATGAACGCCATCGACCTGGTACCGGTCGACTGGATTCCTCAGCTGGCCATGCTGATCTCCGGTGATCCGCACATTCCGTTCCGCGCCGTGTCGACCACCGACCCGAACGCGACCCTGGCCATGGCCTTCAGCGTGTTCGCCCTGATCATCTTCTACAGCATCAAGGTCAAGGGCCTGGGCGGCTTCATCGGTGAGCTCACCCTGCACCCGTTCGGCAGCAAGAACATCTTCGTTCAGATCCTGCTGATCCCGGTGAACTTCCTGCTGGAATTCGTCACCCTGATCGCCAAGCCGATCTCGCTGGCACTGCGTCTTTTCGGCAACATGTACGCCGGCGAGCTGGTGTTCATCCTGATCGCCGTGATGTTCGGCGCCGGCATCCTCTGGCTGAGCGGCCTGGGTATCGTGCTGCAGTGGGCGTGGGCTGTGTTCCACATCCTGATCATCACCCTGCAAGCTTTCATCTTCATGATGCTGACCATCGTCTACCTGTCGATGGCTCATGAAGATAACCATTAA
- a CDS encoding F0F1 ATP synthase subunit I, translating to MEIRTPNRLPFHRWAVFPVLLAQFVVLLLATLVLWQWKGAVSGYSGLCGGLIAWLPNVYFAWKAFRFSGARAAQAIVKSFYAGEAGKMILTAVLFALTFAGVKPLAPLAVFGVFVLTLLVSWFAPLLMNKRLSRP from the coding sequence ATGGAAATCCGCACGCCAAACCGCCTGCCTTTCCATCGCTGGGCGGTTTTTCCGGTACTGCTGGCTCAATTCGTCGTACTACTGCTGGCAACTTTGGTGTTGTGGCAGTGGAAAGGGGCGGTCAGTGGATATTCAGGCCTTTGCGGAGGTTTGATTGCCTGGCTGCCCAATGTGTATTTCGCCTGGAAGGCTTTTCGCTTCAGCGGAGCTCGGGCGGCACAAGCTATCGTCAAGTCGTTTTACGCGGGCGAAGCAGGCAAGATGATTTTGACGGCAGTGCTTTTTGCACTGACCTTCGCAGGAGTGAAGCCACTGGCGCCGTTAGCAGTATTCGGCGTCTTCGTGTTGACCCTTTTGGTCAGCTGGTTCGCGCCCCTGCTGATGAATAAAAGACTTTCGAGACCTTAG
- a CDS encoding F0F1 ATP synthase subunit B, translating to MNINATLIGQSVAFLIFVLFCMKYVWPPVITALQERQKKIADGLDAANRAARDLELAQEKVGQQLREAKAQAAEIIEQSKKRAAQLVEEARDQARVEADRVKAQALAEIEQELNSAKDALRAQVGALAVGGAEKILGATIDQNAHAELVNKLAAEI from the coding sequence GTGAACATTAATGCAACCCTGATTGGCCAATCCGTTGCCTTCCTGATTTTTGTACTCTTCTGCATGAAGTACGTATGGCCTCCGGTCATCACTGCTCTGCAAGAGCGTCAAAAGAAGATTGCCGACGGCTTGGACGCTGCCAACCGCGCAGCTCGCGACCTGGAGCTGGCCCAAGAGAAAGTGGGTCAGCAACTGCGTGAAGCTAAAGCACAGGCAGCCGAAATCATTGAGCAAAGCAAGAAACGCGCTGCTCAGCTTGTCGAGGAAGCCCGTGACCAGGCCCGCGTCGAAGCTGACCGTGTGAAGGCTCAGGCTCTGGCCGAGATCGAACAGGAACTGAACAGCGCTAAAGACGCCCTGCGTGCCCAAGTGGGTGCCCTGGCTGTTGGCGGTGCTGAAAAGATCCTTGGCGCCACAATCGATCAAAACGCGCATGCGGAGCTGGTTAACAAACTGGCCGCTGAAATTTAA